One Halostagnicola kamekurae DNA segment encodes these proteins:
- a CDS encoding PHP domain-containing protein has protein sequence MPYADLHVHTTRSDGGVELEAVPEAARRNDVEVVAVTDHDRRQPFDEPVIERDGVTVVHGIELRVETGDGLRVDLLGYGLEPTPDLEAMLEGIQTNRRERGRAIVDCVEDRLGVDLGVTVGDGFGRPHVARAVADHPDTDYDYDGTFDELIGGGGPCFVPREIPSFERGQRLLSEAAAIVSLAHPLRYSDPERALALTADLDAVELYYPYGAPVDLEPVERAIETNSLAVTGGSDAHDDRLGVAGLTAEEWQKLELAG, from the coding sequence ATGCCATACGCCGATCTCCACGTCCACACGACTCGCTCGGACGGGGGGGTAGAACTCGAGGCCGTACCCGAGGCCGCCCGCAGAAACGACGTCGAGGTCGTCGCAGTCACCGACCACGATCGACGCCAGCCCTTCGACGAACCGGTGATCGAACGCGACGGCGTGACGGTCGTCCACGGGATCGAACTCCGCGTCGAGACGGGAGACGGCCTGCGCGTCGATCTGCTCGGGTACGGACTCGAGCCCACGCCGGACCTCGAGGCGATGCTCGAGGGGATCCAGACGAACCGCCGCGAGCGCGGGCGGGCGATCGTCGACTGCGTGGAGGATCGACTCGGCGTCGATCTCGGCGTCACCGTCGGAGACGGTTTCGGCCGACCGCACGTCGCTCGCGCGGTCGCGGACCACCCCGACACCGACTACGACTACGACGGGACGTTCGACGAACTGATCGGCGGCGGCGGACCGTGTTTCGTGCCGCGGGAAATCCCGTCGTTCGAGCGCGGCCAACGGCTCCTCTCGGAGGCCGCGGCGATCGTTTCGCTGGCCCACCCGCTCCGGTATTCGGATCCGGAACGGGCCCTCGCGCTGACGGCCGACTTAGACGCCGTCGAATTGTACTACCCCTACGGCGCTCCCGTCGATCTCGAGCCGGTCGAGCGGGCGATCGAGACCAACTCGCTCGCCGTCACCGGTGGAAGCGACGCACACGACGACCGATTGGGCGTCGCCGGGCTGACCGCCGAAGAGTGGCAGAAACTCGAACTTGCGGGCTGA
- a CDS encoding DUF6757 family protein produces MNCHYCDREAAFAAESDGLKVGLCEEHFRERLQELAEADGLEALKERVDVDRAE; encoded by the coding sequence ATGAATTGCCACTACTGCGACCGCGAAGCCGCATTTGCGGCCGAGTCCGATGGACTCAAAGTGGGCCTCTGCGAGGAACACTTCCGCGAGCGGTTGCAGGAACTCGCCGAGGCCGACGGCCTCGAGGCGCTCAAAGAGCGCGTGGACGTCGACCGCGCCGAGTGA
- the hemB gene encoding porphobilinogen synthase — MELTHRPRRLRQDRIRPLVSETSLEPSDLIAPVFVDATTNERVPIESMPGHERVPIDEAVARVEEVRETGVEAVMLFGIPRSKDPEGTRAWAEDGVVQEATRRITSETDAYVITDVCLCEYTDHGHCGPLEEDLRAENGGVDEPIHGHEATTTVDNDAALESLEKIATSHAEAGADMIAPSGMMDGMVGAIRGALDEAGFERVPIMSYAAKYESAFYGPFRDAADGAPSFGDRRHYQMDPANAREAIREVELDVEQGADVLMVKPALPYLDIVADLRREFDHPVAAYNVSGEYAMLHAAAEKGWLDLEEVALESLLSIKRAGADLILTYFAEDVATRLRE, encoded by the coding sequence ATGGAGCTTACTCATCGTCCGCGGCGGCTTCGCCAGGATCGTATTCGGCCGCTGGTGAGCGAGACGAGCCTCGAGCCGTCGGATCTGATCGCCCCGGTGTTCGTCGACGCGACGACGAACGAACGGGTTCCGATCGAGTCGATGCCGGGCCACGAGCGCGTTCCGATCGACGAGGCCGTGGCTCGCGTCGAGGAGGTCAGAGAGACCGGCGTCGAGGCCGTCATGCTGTTCGGAATCCCGCGATCGAAAGACCCCGAGGGGACGCGCGCCTGGGCCGAAGACGGCGTCGTTCAGGAGGCGACCCGGCGGATTACGAGCGAGACCGACGCCTACGTCATCACTGACGTCTGTCTCTGCGAGTACACCGATCACGGCCACTGCGGCCCGCTCGAGGAAGACCTTCGCGCCGAGAACGGAGGCGTCGACGAACCGATCCACGGCCACGAGGCGACCACGACGGTCGACAACGACGCGGCCCTCGAGAGCCTCGAGAAAATCGCGACCTCCCACGCCGAGGCCGGCGCGGACATGATCGCGCCGAGTGGCATGATGGACGGCATGGTCGGGGCGATTCGCGGCGCGCTCGACGAGGCCGGGTTCGAACGCGTCCCGATCATGAGCTATGCCGCGAAGTACGAGAGCGCCTTCTACGGCCCGTTCCGCGACGCGGCAGATGGCGCACCCTCCTTCGGGGATCGCCGTCACTACCAGATGGATCCCGCGAACGCGCGCGAGGCGATTCGGGAGGTCGAACTCGACGTCGAGCAGGGCGCAGACGTGCTGATGGTCAAACCGGCGCTCCCGTACCTCGACATCGTCGCCGATCTGCGCCGGGAGTTCGACCACCCCGTCGCCGCCTACAACGTCTCGGGCGAGTACGCCATGCTCCACGCTGCCGCCGAAAAGGGATGGCTGGATCTCGAGGAAGTCGCCCTCGAGTCGCTGCTCTCGATCAAACGCGCGGGTGCGGACCTGATTCTGACCTACTTCGCCGAGGACGTCGCCACTCGACTTCGGGAGTGA
- a CDS encoding ammonium transporter: MEATPLQVDPEVIVDGVNLMWVLIATFLIFFMHAGFAMLEAGQVRSKNVANQLTKNLLTWSVGVIAFFFVGFGVNALVGSVTGGGEFESIFAALDSSSPNDWVSWLFSAVFAMTAATIVSGAVAGRAKLRAYVSYTLLLAAVIYPVVTGFTWGGGLLAINDGAANGYIADVIGVGFSDFAGGMIVHGMGGIAGLTAAWIIGPRMDRYNSDGTPNVIPGHSLTFAALGTLILAFGWYGFNVGTASTVFAVEGGELVLGAYETVGRVALNTTLGMAAGAIGAGAVALYMTGKVDTLYVANGLLAGLVGVTASANVVTWYGGLLSGLIAGAQLPIVFSLVEKRLKIDDVCAVFPVHGSAGVIGALLLPFFHVNGFSADLLLAQIVGVTVIGVWTVATTAVVFGAFKAVGQARVSSDHEREGLDVSEHGVDTYPEFGQPDVATDGGEREIRTDGGERFDESRSSSELRSDGGAPNDGEIKMVTAIVRPDRLGAVKKELAEAGAPSLTVTNVSGRGSQPAKKGQWRGEEYTVDLHQKVKIECVVADVPAEDVVDAIREGANTGEPGDGKIFVLPVESATQVRTGATGTDAV; the protein is encoded by the coding sequence ATCGAAGCGACGCCGCTACAGGTCGATCCTGAGGTCATCGTCGATGGAGTCAACCTCATGTGGGTGTTGATCGCCACCTTCCTGATCTTCTTCATGCACGCGGGCTTCGCCATGCTCGAGGCGGGGCAGGTTCGCTCGAAGAACGTCGCGAACCAGTTGACGAAGAACCTGCTCACGTGGAGCGTCGGCGTCATCGCGTTCTTCTTCGTCGGGTTCGGCGTGAACGCACTCGTCGGATCCGTAACGGGCGGCGGCGAGTTCGAGAGTATCTTCGCGGCGCTCGACTCGAGTTCGCCTAACGACTGGGTCAGTTGGCTGTTCAGCGCGGTGTTCGCGATGACGGCTGCGACCATCGTCAGCGGGGCGGTGGCCGGTCGCGCGAAGCTCCGCGCGTACGTGAGCTACACGCTCTTGCTGGCAGCCGTCATCTACCCCGTCGTCACCGGCTTCACGTGGGGCGGCGGCCTCCTGGCCATCAACGACGGCGCAGCGAACGGGTACATCGCGGACGTTATCGGCGTCGGGTTCTCCGACTTCGCGGGCGGAATGATCGTCCACGGCATGGGTGGCATCGCCGGCCTCACCGCAGCCTGGATCATCGGTCCGCGCATGGACCGGTACAACAGCGACGGAACGCCGAACGTGATCCCCGGTCACTCGCTGACCTTCGCCGCACTCGGGACCCTGATCCTCGCGTTCGGCTGGTACGGCTTCAACGTCGGCACCGCGTCGACCGTGTTCGCGGTCGAGGGCGGCGAACTCGTCCTCGGCGCGTACGAAACGGTCGGCCGCGTCGCGCTCAACACGACGCTCGGCATGGCCGCGGGTGCGATCGGTGCCGGTGCGGTCGCGCTGTACATGACCGGCAAAGTCGACACGTTGTACGTCGCAAACGGTCTGCTCGCGGGCCTCGTCGGCGTCACCGCCTCGGCGAACGTCGTTACCTGGTACGGCGGCCTGCTGTCCGGCCTCATCGCCGGCGCACAGCTGCCCATCGTGTTCAGCCTGGTCGAGAAGCGCCTGAAGATCGACGACGTGTGCGCGGTGTTCCCCGTTCACGGCTCCGCGGGTGTGATCGGCGCGCTGTTGCTTCCGTTCTTCCACGTCAACGGCTTCTCGGCCGATCTACTGCTCGCACAAATCGTCGGCGTCACCGTCATCGGCGTCTGGACGGTCGCGACGACCGCAGTCGTCTTCGGCGCGTTCAAGGCGGTCGGACAGGCCCGCGTCTCGTCCGACCACGAGCGCGAGGGACTCGACGTCTCCGAACACGGCGTCGACACCTACCCCGAGTTCGGCCAGCCCGACGTCGCGACCGACGGCGGAGAGCGCGAGATCCGGACGGATGGCGGTGAGCGATTCGATGAATCGCGATCCTCGTCGGAACTCCGTTCCGACGGCGGCGCTCCGAACGACGGCGAGATCAAGATGGTCACCGCCATCGTTCGTCCCGACCGACTCGGCGCGGTGAAAAAGGAGCTGGCAGAAGCCGGTGCGCCGTCGCTCACCGTCACCAACGTCTCCGGACGCGGCTCCCAACCCGCCAAGAAGGGGCAGTGGCGCGGCGAGGAGTACACGGTCGACCTCCACCAGAAGGTCAAAATCGAGTGCGTCGTCGCG
- a CDS encoding DUF5784 family protein, with amino-acid sequence MARPLRFRYSPAHWSEQRVRREILQPLRNNIGARAVTPKFDINGGWDTHRFEMANGDIALFARNDGEAYWMGNTETPSALWRTDKFGWGEVPYHVSRWAQRELLETLYEEDPWLEAYPHLSWFFLPVFMSKDGRESTRAFFREHAAGFPDAGRRDAMGFFEEFFTTGTLDEYRHVMAGKLGTSDHVDRVRMSASMGEFIAAKILVDADYDVVPEIEVTTGHSLDYRAKDGSTNVLVEVTRPQPPGNRAASGPVAAVRDTAETKTSGQLAEHGGGAVLFVDCSSFRDDSWNAVRGEQPDVRHRPAVVYRARPDGHVEGYRKGSVPLELGDALEFLD; translated from the coding sequence GTGGCACGGCCGCTTCGCTTCCGTTATTCGCCCGCTCACTGGAGCGAGCAACGGGTCCGTCGAGAGATTTTGCAACCGCTTCGGAACAACATCGGCGCTCGAGCTGTTACCCCCAAATTCGACATCAACGGCGGCTGGGACACCCACCGCTTCGAGATGGCAAACGGCGATATCGCGCTGTTCGCCCGAAACGACGGGGAGGCCTACTGGATGGGCAACACCGAGACGCCGTCGGCGCTGTGGCGAACCGACAAGTTCGGCTGGGGCGAGGTCCCCTATCACGTCTCGCGGTGGGCACAGCGGGAACTCCTCGAGACGCTGTACGAGGAGGACCCGTGGCTCGAGGCGTATCCGCATCTCTCGTGGTTCTTCCTCCCCGTGTTCATGTCCAAGGATGGACGGGAGTCCACGCGGGCGTTCTTCCGCGAGCACGCGGCGGGTTTTCCCGACGCCGGTCGACGCGACGCGATGGGCTTTTTCGAGGAGTTCTTCACCACCGGCACGCTCGATGAGTACCGACACGTCATGGCGGGGAAACTCGGCACCAGCGATCACGTCGACCGCGTTCGCATGAGCGCCTCGATGGGCGAGTTCATCGCCGCGAAAATCCTCGTCGACGCGGATTACGACGTGGTCCCCGAGATCGAGGTGACGACGGGACACTCGCTCGACTACCGCGCGAAAGACGGGTCGACGAACGTCCTCGTCGAAGTCACCCGCCCGCAGCCGCCCGGAAACAGGGCCGCCTCGGGACCGGTCGCCGCGGTTCGAGATACCGCAGAGACCAAGACGAGCGGCCAGCTCGCCGAACACGGCGGCGGCGCGGTGCTGTTCGTCGACTGCTCGAGCTTCCGCGACGACAGCTGGAACGCGGTTCGCGGCGAGCAACCCGACGTTCGTCACCGCCCCGCGGTCGTCTACCGCGCCCGACCGGACGGCCACGTCGAGGGCTACCGGAAGGGATCGGTCCCGCTCGAGCTAGGCGACGCGCTCGAGTTTCTCGATTGA
- a CDS encoding DUF5789 family protein → MLRNGTGEMIDTHEYPATTEEMIEAYGDRTLELPNGSESVEEVLARLDSETFESAEEVRFAVYSAVSQKAIGRVGYSDRDPTPLGSPYAPEQLSF, encoded by the coding sequence ATGTTGCGCAATGGCACCGGCGAGATGATCGACACGCACGAGTATCCCGCGACGACCGAAGAAATGATCGAGGCCTACGGGGACCGAACGCTCGAACTCCCGAACGGCTCCGAATCCGTCGAGGAGGTACTCGCGCGCCTCGATTCGGAGACGTTCGAGTCCGCAGAGGAGGTCCGCTTTGCGGTCTACTCCGCCGTGAGTCAGAAGGCGATCGGCCGCGTCGGCTACAGTGACCGCGACCCGACGCCGCTGGGAAGCCCGTACGCGCCAGAACAGTTATCGTTCTGA
- a CDS encoding thiol-disulfide oxidoreductase DCC family protein — protein sequence MSALESAPPRLVFDDDCGFCTWCAEFAAERGEFELVGFRDLTPDQLARLPEDYEECAHLLTQESVYSCGEAIEEVGTRLETPTRHLAVAFRRFPGTEGAREPLYRRVADNRDLFGRIVSRTPPARED from the coding sequence ATGAGCGCGCTCGAGTCGGCCCCGCCGCGGCTGGTCTTCGACGACGACTGCGGCTTTTGTACCTGGTGTGCGGAGTTCGCCGCCGAACGCGGCGAGTTCGAGCTCGTCGGCTTTCGAGACCTCACGCCCGATCAACTGGCTCGGCTTCCCGAGGACTACGAGGAGTGTGCCCACCTCCTCACGCAGGAGAGCGTCTACTCCTGTGGCGAAGCGATCGAGGAGGTCGGCACGCGACTCGAGACGCCCACCCGACACCTCGCGGTCGCTTTCCGGCGGTTTCCCGGCACCGAGGGGGCTCGAGAACCGCTCTACCGACGAGTGGCGGACAACAGGGATCTGTTCGGACGGATCGTGAGCCGAACGCCGCCCGCCCGCGAGGACTGA
- a CDS encoding 4Fe-4S dicluster domain-containing protein encodes MAIDPQFNENREKEGEENGVAVWGPVDEPEELGIRGTHVAVDYDLCIADGACLEDCPVDVFTWTDTPGHPESDKKAEPTKEAQCIDCMLCVDVCPVDAIDVDAGRTA; translated from the coding sequence ATGGCCATTGATCCACAGTTCAACGAGAACCGCGAGAAAGAGGGTGAGGAAAACGGCGTCGCCGTCTGGGGACCGGTCGACGAACCCGAAGAACTCGGTATTCGGGGCACGCACGTTGCGGTCGATTACGACCTCTGTATCGCCGACGGGGCCTGCCTCGAGGACTGTCCGGTCGACGTCTTCACGTGGACCGACACGCCCGGACATCCCGAGAGCGACAAGAAGGCAGAGCCGACCAAAGAAGCGCAGTGCATCGATTGTATGCTCTGTGTCGACGTCTGTCCCGTCGACGCGATCGACGTCGACGCCGGTCGAACGGCCTGA